CGCCGGGACATCGGGGTTAGCAAAGATTTTGGACAACAGGCCGATGCGGCTGCCCATACGCGGCTCCAGCTTGCCGTTGATCTTGCGGATCCAGCCGCCTTTCCACTTCTGCTGGTCTTCCCAGGCATGGGGATAACCCACGCCAGGCTTGCTTTCTACGTTGTTGAACCAGGCATATTCCATGCCTTCACGACTGGTCCAGACGTTTTTACAGGTGACCGAACAGGTGTGGCATCCGATGCATTTGTCCAGGTTCAGCACCATGCCGACTTGCGAACGAATTTTCATGCCTTACTCTCCTGCTGGCTGCCCTGGCAATCGTCGGTGCCTTCACCGTCTAACCAGTCGATGTTGTTCATTTTTCTGACCACCACGAACTCGTCGCGGTTGGACCCTACGGTGCCGTAATAGTTGAAGCCATAGGACTGCTGCGCATAGCCGCCGATCATATGGGTCGGTTTAGGACAGGTGCGCGTCACCGAGTTATGGATGCCGCCGCGCTGGCTGGTGATTTCCGATCCCGGAATATTCACAATACGTTCCTGGGCGTGATACATCATCGTCATCCCGGCGGGAACACGCTGGCTGACCACCGCACGAGCCGTCAGTGCGCCGTTGGCGTTGAAGGCTTCAATCCAGTCGTTGTCCTCAATCCCCAGCTCTTTCGCATCATCTTCACTCATCCAGACAATCGGCCCACCACGCGACAGCGTCAGCATCAGCAGGTTGTCGCTGTAGGTTGAGTGGATGCCCCATTTCTGGTGCGGCGTCAGGAAGTTCAGCGCCTTCTCAGGATTGCCGTTGGGCTTCTGATTCAGCAGCGGTTTTGCCGCGCGGGTATCAATCGGTGGACGGTACACCAGCAGGCTTTCGCCGAAGGCACGCATCCATTCGTGATCCTGATAAAGCTGCTGGCGGCCGCTCAGCGTGCGCCAGGGGATCAGCTCGTGCACGTTGGTGTAGCAGGCGTTATAGGAGACGTGTTCATCTTCCAGGCCAGACCAGGTCGGGCTTGAGATGATTTTGCGTGGCTGCGCCTGAATATCGCGGAAGCGGATTTTTTCATCTTCTTTATTCAGTGCCAGATGAGTGTGGTCGCGCCCGGTAATTTCGCTCAGGGCCTGCCAGGCTTTCACCGCTACCTGACCATTAGTTTCCGGGGCCAGAGAAAGGATCACTTCGGCCGCATCAATGGCGCTGTCGATATTAGGGCGTCCGGCTGCCGGGCCATCGGCTTTGACGTAGTTAAGCTGCTTCAGGAAGTCGACTTCGGTCTGGGTATTCCAGCCGATGCCTTTCCCGCCGTTGCCCAGCTTGTCCATTAAAGGCCCCAGAGAGGTGAAGCGCTCATAGGTGGCCGGATAGTCACGCTCAACCACGATAATGTGCGGCGCGGTTTTCCCCGGGATCAGCTCACATTCGCCTTTCTTCCAGTCTTTCACATCAAAAGCCTGAGCGAGTTCCGCCGGAGAGTCATGCTGCACCGGCAGCGTCACCACATCGGTTTCCTGCCCCAGATGACCCACGCACAGTTCAGAGAAGGTTTTGGCAATCCCTTTATAGATTTCCCAGTCGCTTTTTGACTCCCAGGCTGGATCAACCGCAGCGGAGAGCGGATGAATAAACGGATGCATATCCGAGGTATTCATATCGTCTTTTTCATACCAGGTGGCGGTAGGCAGCACGATATCGGAGTAGAGACAGGTGCTGGACATACGGAAATCCAGCGTCACGACCAGATCCAGTTTTCCTTCACCGCCCTGATCCTGCCACTCCACTTCTTCCGGCTTCACGCTCCCCTGCGCACCCAGGTCTTTACCCTGAATGCCATTCTCGGTGCCCAGCAGGTATTTCAGCATGTACTCATGCCCTTTACCGGAGGAGCCGAGCAGGTTGGAGCGCCAGACAAACAGGTTTCTTGGGAAGTTTTTCGGATCGTCCGGCTGCTCTGCGGCAAAGCGCAGCGTACCCTGCTTCAGGTTTTCGACGGTGTAATCAACCGGAGACAGGCCTGCAGCTTTCGCCTGAGCAGCAATGTGCAGCGGGTTAGTGTCCAGCTGAGGGGCGGAAGGCAGCCAGCCCATCCGTTCGGAGCGAACGTTGAAATCAATCAGGCTGCCGCTGTAGCGGGTTTTATCCGCCAGCGGAGAAAGCAGCTCATCGGTGGTGACCGTTTCATAACGCCACTGGCTGGAGTGGTTATAGAAGAAGGAGGTGCTGTTCATATGGCGCGGGGGACGCTGCCAGTCCAGCGCAAACGCCAGCGGCGTCCAGCCGGTTTGCGGTCGCAGCTTTTCCTGGCCCACATAGTGCGCCCAGCCGCCGCCGCTCTGCCCTACGCAACCGCAGAACACCAGCATGTTGATCAGACCCCGGTAGTTCATGTCCATGTGATACCAGTGGTTCATCCCGGCACCGACGATGATCATCGAACGACCACGGGTTTTTTCGGCGTTTTCGGCAAACTCACGGGCAATACGGATGATGTTCTGGCGCGACACGCCGGTGATCTGCTCTGCCCAGGCCGGGCTGTAAGCTTTCACTTCGTCATAACTGTTCGCGCAATTGTCGTCGTTCAGGCCGCGATCCAGCCCGTAGTTCGCCAGCGTCAGATCGTAAACGCTGGTGACCAGTCCTTCACTGCCGTCGGCCAGCTGCAGCCGTTTAACCGGCAGCTTGTGCAGCAGGATCTCTTCCAGCGCCACGCTGTTGAAATTCTCACTGGTGATGCCGCCGAAGTACGGGAAGCCCACCTCGACCACCTCATCGTGGCTGCCCAGCAGGCTGAGCTGCAGCTCGACTTCCTGCTGCATTTTGCCTTCGCGGGACTCCAGGTTCCATTTGCCTTTTTCGCCCCAGCGGAAGCCAATCGATCCCTGCGGGGCCACCAGCTCGCCATCCGCCTGATTTATGGCGATGGTTTTCCATTCAGGGTTATTTTCCTGACCCAGACCATCCACCAAATCACTGGCGCGTAACTGGCGACCGGCGGCGTAATGGCCTCCTTCACGCGGTTCCAGCAATACCAGCATTGGCATATCGGTGTAGCGCCTGACGTAGTCGCGGAAATAGCCCACTTCACGGTCAAGGTGGAACTCTTTCAGCATCACATGGCCCATCGCCAGCGCCATAGCGCTGTCCGTGCCCTGTTTCGGATTCAGCCACTGGTCACAAAGCTTGGCGACTTCCGCATAGTCCGGGGTGATCGCTACCGTTTTCGTGCCTTTGTAGCGCACTTCCGTAAAGAAGTGGGCATCCGGCGTACGGGTCTGAGGCACGTTAGAACCCCAGGCAATAATGTAGGAGGAGTTGTACCAGTCTGCCGACTCCGGCACGTCCGTCTGCTCACCCCAGGTCATCGGGGAAGCGGGCGGCAGGTCGCAATACCAGTCATAGAAGCTCAGGCAGGCCCCGCCAATCAGCGAAAGGTAGCGGGCACCTGCGGCGTAGGAAACCATCGACATCGCCGGGATCGGCGAGAAGCCCATGATACGGTCCGGACCAAAGGTTTTGGCGGTGTAGATGTTTGAAGCGGCGATCAGCTCATTGACTTCCTGCCAGCTGGAGCGGACAAAACCGCCGCGGCCACGAGCCACCTTGTAGCTTTTCGCTTTCTCTGGATTGCTGACGATTGAACCCCATGCATCAACCGGATCGCTGTGCTGCGTCTTCGCTTCGCGCCAGAGTTTGATCAGCTTTTTACGCATCAGCGGATACTTCAGGCGGTTGGCGCTGTAGAGATACCAGGAGTAGCTGGCGCCGCGTGGGCAGCCGCGTGGCTCATGGTTGGGTAAATCCGGGCGGGTGCGGGGATAGTCTGTCTGCTGGGTTTCCCAGGTGACCAGACCATTTTTCACGTAAATCTTCCAGCTACAGGAGCCGGTGCAGTTCACGCCGTGCGTGGAGCGCACAATTTTGTCATGCTGCCAGCGGCTGCGGTAGCCATCTTCCCAGTCACGGTTGGTGTTGAGTGTCTGGCCATGAGTGCCAGCAAATGGTTCTGCTACCTGTTTGAAGTAGCGGAACCGATCCAGAAACTTGCTCATCCGGAATTCTCCTGAAGGCTTACTATTATTAGGTGTGAAACCACGACATTGCTTAATCTGCGAGCAGGGTACTGAGGCCCGACCAGCCGCAGATTGATAACGATCAACAGATAACGGTCCTGAACCTGAGTGTTTTAGTCGGAATACCCCTAAAGGAGGAGTGAAAAACTGCCAGGCAATTGTTTGTTTTGAAACAGAAAAATCGTCTTCCCTGACAACTTTCCTGCCTTACTCAGCATTACCCGGCTCTTTAGGAGTAGAAACGCCTGAAACCGCTTCAGAGCTCTCTTAAAAGTCGCGTTACCTGCTCTCAGCCCGCCTTTCTGCGCCCATACACCACCCAGGTGATCACCACGCAAAGCACGTAAAACGCCAGGAACATTTTCATCGCGCCAGCGGGTGAACCGGTCATTGCCAGCGACATGCCAAACATCTGTGGGATAAAGAAACCGCCAGCGGCACCAATGGCTGAAATGAACCCCAGCGCGGCAGAGGTTTCAGTAACGGCTTCGCGCTGCGCCAGCTCGTCACTGCCGCCCTGCGCTTTTACCCGTTCCAGCGTGTTTTTGCGGAAGATCACCGCGATCATCTGGAAAGTCGATCCGCTACCCAGCCCGGCATTGACAAACAGCACCATGAAAATGCTGTAGAAGGCGATAAACGAGCCTGGCTGGCCTTCGCCTGGCAGAGTCATAAACAGCAGGCCGCTGAAGATCGCCATCACCACGAAATTGATCAGCGTGACGCGTACGCCACCAAACCGGTCCGAAAGCATGCCGCCAACTGAACGGGCCAGCGCCCCCAGGAAAGGACCAAAGAAGGCATATTTCAGGATCACCACATCCGGGAACTGGGTTTTGGAGAGCATGGCAAAACCGGCGGAAAAGCCGATAAAAGAGCCAAAGGTCGCCAGGTACAACACTGCCAGAATCCACAGATGGCCGCGTTTAAGCACCGGCAACTGCTCACGCAGGGAGGATTTTGAAGAGGCCAGGTCATTCATCCCGAACCAGGCTAACAGCGTTCCGGCAATCAGGAAGGGCACCCAGATCCAGGCAGCATTCTCCAGCCAGATAGCTTCACCGTTGGCCGTAACCTGAGAGCCACCGCCGAACAGGCTGAAGATGCCGAAAGAGACGGCCAGCGGGGCAAAGAACTGCATCACGCTGACGCCCAGGTTACCTAACCCGCCGTTGATACCCAGCGCACTTCCCTGCTTAGCCTTTGGGAAAAAGAAGCTGATATTGCCCATGCTGGAAGCAAAGTTTGCCCCGGCACACCCGCACAGCAGCGCGATCACGATGAAAGTGGAAAATGACGTTGCCGGATCCTGTACGGCAAAGCCCAGCCACAGGCAGGGAACCAGCAGAATAGCGGTACTGAATGCTGTCCAGCGACGGCCACCAAAGATCGGGATAACAAAAGAGTAAGGCACCCGCAGCAGCGCACAGGCTATGGAAGGCACAGCCGTCAGAAGAAACAGCTGTTCGGTGGTAAAATGAAAGCCCACCTTATTCAGGTTAACGGTGATGGCACTGAACAGCATCCAGACGCAGAAAGCGAGCAGCAGACAGAACACGGAAATCCACAGATTGCGGCTGGCAATACGCCGGCCACGCTGCTGCCAGAATTCGGCATCCTCAGGCTGCCAGTCCTGAATAACCCCGCCGCCTTTAACGGGGGGCAAAGAAGTGATTTGCGACATAATATTCTCGTCATCAGAGGGAAAATTTCGGACATCCTGCTTATCCCCTCTCTTCGTGAGGTTGATGCAAATCAACGAGTCATCAGGTAGTTCTTAAGACTTTGAGCCTGGCGTCTCCAAAAGAGGTAGGACTTTATCCGAAAATAACCTGCTGTTAATCATCGTTTTTGGCCCCTTTGATCTGCACTATACTTAACCAGTTATTGCGGTGGGAAATTAGGAGTTACCCCTTAAGTGGTATAGGGATAATTTATTCCATCCGTAAAATACCGGCCTGATACTGCACTCCCTACTCCGTTACCGATACAGAAAGGATCTCAGCCGTGAATGAAACAGCCGCCACCATACTCCTGATTGATGATCACCCGATGCTGCGCAACGGCGTGAAACAACTGATTGAGCTGGACGATCGGTTAGAGGTCGTTGCGGAAGCAGGCAATGGCACCCTGGGTGTGGCACTGGCAGAGGAGCATGATCCTGATTTGATTCTGCTGGATTTGAATATGCCGGGTATGAACGGGCTGGATACGCTGGTGCAGCTACGCACCATCGAGCTGTCGGGCCGTATCGTGGTATTCAGCGTCTCAAACCATGAAGATGATGTGGTGAACGCCCTCAAGCGCGGCGCTGATGGTTATCTGCTGAAAGATATGGAGCCTGAAGAGTTACTTAAATCGCTGCATCAGGCCGCTGCCGGGCAGATGGTGCTCAGTGAAACGCTGACCAATGTGCTGGTCGCCAGCCTGCGGGAAAACCGTCCGGCCGAGGAGCGCGATATTGAGCAACTCACCCGCCGCGAGCGCGATATTCTTAAATTAATCACGCAGGGAATGACCAATAAAGCGATCGCCCGTAAGCTTTCTATTACCGAAAGCACCGTAAAAGTTCACGTAAAACACCTGCTGAAGAAAATGAAACTGAAATCGCGGGTGGAAGCGGCGGTCTGGGCTTTACAGAGCGGGCATTAATGGAAAAAGCTTTTAGTTTTTCAGAGTAATAAATTACTATTACCCCGCGCATCGGGCGATAAAATATATTCAGATCAGGAAGATCATTATGAAAATTCAGCCAGGGACTCTCCCCACAATAATCCTTATTACGCTCGCCACCCTACTCAGTGGATGTCAGCAAACATCAAGAAAAGATCCGGATCCCGCAACACAGATTGATCAGATATCTTCGCTGGTTGCGGGCAGTCATTATCTGCGGGAAGAGTGTGGAAGAAATGATATTCCTGCGGATGGAATATTACTTTCGAATGCCTTCAGCCAGGCCGGTAAAAAAGGCTGGAATACTCGGGCGCCGGAATATAAAGAACTCATGGTGGCAATCGGGCAAAAGAAAGCGCTGATCGTAAATGACCGCACGCAACCCCGCGAGAAATGTCAGAAATTGCAGGCTGCATTAGCCAGGTTCGTTGCCGGCTCCCAGCAACGCTCCTGAAGAGATCGGGTTCCCCTAAGGGGGAGCCCGGCAGTCAGACAAAATGGAAGATCAGACCCGCCACTGCCAGACAGGGGCCAAATGGCAGCTCATCACTGAGCGATTTTTTCCCGATCAGCCTGACTGCCAGGGTTCCCAGAATGCCAAGGCTGGCGGACAGCAGTAAAATAGCGGGTAGTTGAGACCATCCGGACCAGGCACCCAGTGCCGCCAGCAGTTTTAAATCTCCGCCGCCCAGCCCCTCCCGCCCCGTAAGGCCATAAAAAACCCAGTAAAGCACCCACAGAGAAAGGTAACCCGCCATCGCGCCATAGAGGGCCTCTTTCAGGCCCTGCTCTCCTTCTCCGGCAAGGGCATGAAACAGCAGGCCGCCCCAGAGCAGGGACAGAGTCAGCATATCTGGCAGCAGCATATAACGCAGGTCAATCAGCGTAAGCGCAAACAGCATCCCACAGAAAAACAGCGAGAAGCAGAGGGTGAATAAATCTGCATTAAAATATGCCATCACTACCGCCAACAGCATAAACAGGGTTTCAGTAAGCGGATAGCGGCAGCTGATTTCAGCCTGGCAAAAATGACACCTCCCTCGCAGCGCCAGCCAGCTGATAACGGGGACGTTATGATACCAGCGCAGGGATGTATGACATTCCGGACACTGCGAATGGGGCAGGAAAAGATTGTACTGATGATGATTATCATTGATAACCATCAGCGGCACACGGTGAATGAGAACCGTGAGAAAACTGCCGATACTGGCACCCAAAAAAGCGACCAGTAGATAACTCAGGGCGAAAGTATTCACCGGGAAATACCACCAGTCTTCCATTAGTCTGTTTCCCGCAGCAAGATCTGAATATTTTTCTCTTCCGGATTAAACACCACTTTCTCAACCAAAATGTTCTGCTGAGTTTCCAGCCCCACCAGCCAGGCGATCAGCGGATATAAAGATTGTTCGCCCGTTGTCAGTGCCAGCCGTCCCGCCCCGAGATCCTGACTGGCAATGATTGAGAGCGGCTCCGGAAGTTGGGTCTGAATGCGCTGAATCAGCGAACCTTCTTTTTTGCTCTGCCTGAAACCCGTCGCCTCAAGATCCGGACGACGGCTCTCCACCCAACGCAACTCCCGTTCTGCTTTAAACAGTTTCTGCTGGCTTTGCATTTGATAGTTAACCAGAGGTTCAAATACCCCCCATTTTCCTGTCAACGCCAGAAGGATGATAACCAGCATAATTAACAGCGCTTTTTCCCGCTTATTACGTGAGTGCCACCAGACTCTGACGGGTTTATTATTCATTTTCCCTCCTTGTGATAACCACCTGTACGGTGTTTATTTCGTCACCCTGCTCTGCAGTAATGATCAGACTTTCCGTAGCATATTCATCAGCAAGCATCCTCAGATTCTCAGGGGCATTTTCAATAATCAGTGATAATTGCTGCCGATTTCCATCCCAGTTGAAACGGGTAATATTGCCCTGCTGAATCCCCTTCAGAAAGGCATGACTCTCTTCCAGAATGGCGGATAGCCCGCGGGATGATGAAGCGGGAAATGTGCCGGAAAGCCTCTCCTGCAGCCAGCGCTGGGGGGCGCATCATCAGGGATATCAAGAAGATATTCACGAATCAGCTGACGGCTGATGGCCGTTAAATTTTGCGCCTGTAACTGCTGATAATAGCCTTGAAAAAATGGCAAACCGGTGAGCAGCAGCAGGGAGACCAGTGAAGTCATCACCAGGGCTTTAAACCCTAATAAGCCCGTGACCACCACTCTGGGTTGAAAGCTTCCGCTCAGAAAAGAGGGTGACTGGGGCGGATTGTCCAGCAGAAGAGCCATCACAGGTTTTTCAGGCGCCGCCTGCCAGCCTGCAATGTCCGGCACCGGAGCGCTGCAACAGTGCACCGATTCCCCGCTGGCAACGGCCTGCCATATCACTTCCAGGTTCTCTTCGCGGGCACAAAAACCCGCGCCAGTGCGGTGTCTGACCAGCCATTCATGCTCAAACTTTACCGCTGTCCGGCAGGGAATGGCCATCACATCAGGGTGAACAGCATCAGGCATTATTCCCGCCGCCTGTAGCTGCTGCAGCCAGTCAGCCAGCAGTGATTTATCCACCGCAGCAACGCTGTATCCCTCTTCATCCTGGGACAGGATAACGGCATGAAGGGACTCCACCTCGGTGAATAACTCCCCTTCAATCTGCCAGAGTAAGGTGTGAGCAGAGGGCTTTTTTAATCTGGTGGCTGGCACTATCCGCGCGAACAGCACGCGGCTTGCCGGAATAAGAAAAGTGATCTGGCAATGCTCCGTCGCCAGCGGCAACGTGTCTGTGCCCATCCGGCCCTGTGAATAGTGGCCGGAACGGGAACGATAAGCCCATGAGAAGGCCACACCTTTCTCATGGGCCGCCCTTAAAACAAGACTTCCCTTAAGGTTTGTTTTACTCAATTTGGAATTCTCTCCTTTAATCACTCATGCCGAACTGACGTCGGAAGACGTTAAATTTCTCTTCAGAACGGCGTACCCAACTGCGTAGTGGGTAAAGTTGCCTGCCGTGGCGCTCAATTTTTATTTCAAAGAATTCGGTGTTCAGAGCGAGATACGCTTGTGCTTTTACCATCTGAGCGCCTACCCCCTGGGGTGACTGACCTTTTTTCAGCGCTTCCAGCGTCGCCCATCCCGCCTTTGGCCGGGTATCCAGCAGGTTTTTCACTTCCTCAGCGCTCAGTGGAAGGTTAAGCAGGGCGGAAAGCAGCAGTGCCTGAGAAGGCTGAAGGCCGTTGACGTTGATCCGCAGGCGGGTATCGGGCAGCGCGCAAAGCTGACCGGCTAAAGCCTGCCACTGCTGACGATTAAGGGATTTCATTGCCCGTAGCTCGCTGATATCGGCAAACATTCGCCCGCTGATTTGCGCACTCTCTTTGATCTCACTGAGAATTTGCTCCGCTACGGTTTCATCACTGCCGGTAGCGATCAGTAAACGCAGGAAGATCTGTTCCGGAAAAGGCCGGGGGGCTGGTCGGCATCCTGCGCCTCCCCCTCCTCTCTTTTTCTCGCGCTTCTTTTTTCTCAGCAAGATAAAACAGCGAATTGAGATTAAAACAGGCCTGCAGATCCCGGATCACAACGGTGAATGTGTGGCCATCAGACTGTAAATCGGGCTGTCTTCCTGCCAGTGAAGGAGCCATCACCGGGGCAGAAAGCAGCGCGGAATAATGGTGCACCATGACGGATTCCGCACTCAGCAGCAGCCATTTGTCCTTTAATTGCTGTTGCAGGGTGCGGCTGCGGCTGAAAACGTGGAACCACTGCTCCTGGGTGGCCACGACTATCGTGGCCAGGGTCGCTATCATCAGCAGCACCATTAAGAGTGCCATCCCCTGCTGTTTCCTTGTTTTCACCTCTCCCCCGCGATCGGAATAATGCGTTGCAGCCTGCCGTACTGTGGCG
This genomic window from Erwinia sp. E_sp_B01_1 contains:
- the gspM gene encoding type II secretion system protein GspM, producing the protein MNNKPVRVWWHSRNKREKALLIMLVIILLALTGKWGVFEPLVNYQMQSQQKLFKAERELRWVESRRPDLEATGFRQSKKEGSLIQRIQTQLPEPLSIIASQDLGAGRLALTTGEQSLYPLIAWLVGLETQQNILVEKVVFNPEEKNIQILLRETD
- the narL gene encoding two-component system response regulator NarL, producing the protein MLRNGVKQLIELDDRLEVVAEAGNGTLGVALAEEHDPDLILLDLNMPGMNGLDTLVQLRTIELSGRIVVFSVSNHEDDVVNALKRGADGYLLKDMEPEELLKSLHQAAAGQMVLSETLTNVLVASLRENRPAEERDIEQLTRRERDILKLITQGMTNKAIARKLSITESTVKVHVKHLLKKMKLKSRVEAAVWALQSGH
- a CDS encoding type II secretion system protein GspK, producing the protein MFADISELRAMKSLNRQQWQALAGQLCALPDTRLRINVNGLQPSQALLLSALLNLPLSAEEVKNLLDTRPKAGWATLEALKKGQSPQGVGAQMVKAQAYLALNTEFFEIKIERHGRQLYPLRSWVRRSEEKFNVFRRQFGMSD
- a CDS encoding NarK family nitrate/nitrite MFS transporter — encoded protein: MSQITSLPPVKGGGVIQDWQPEDAEFWQQRGRRIASRNLWISVFCLLLAFCVWMLFSAITVNLNKVGFHFTTEQLFLLTAVPSIACALLRVPYSFVIPIFGGRRWTAFSTAILLVPCLWLGFAVQDPATSFSTFIVIALLCGCAGANFASSMGNISFFFPKAKQGSALGINGGLGNLGVSVMQFFAPLAVSFGIFSLFGGGSQVTANGEAIWLENAAWIWVPFLIAGTLLAWFGMNDLASSKSSLREQLPVLKRGHLWILAVLYLATFGSFIGFSAGFAMLSKTQFPDVVILKYAFFGPFLGALARSVGGMLSDRFGGVRVTLINFVVMAIFSGLLFMTLPGEGQPGSFIAFYSIFMVLFVNAGLGSGSTFQMIAVIFRKNTLERVKAQGGSDELAQREAVTETSAALGFISAIGAAGGFFIPQMFGMSLAMTGSPAGAMKMFLAFYVLCVVITWVVYGRRKAG
- the gspL gene encoding type II secretion system protein GspL; amino-acid sequence: MSKTNLKGSLVLRAAHEKGVAFSWAYRSRSGHYSQGRMGTDTLPLATEHCQITFLIPASRVLFARIVPATRLKKPSAHTLLWQIEGELFTEVESLHAVILSQDEEGYSVAAVDKSLLADWLQQLQAAGIMPDAVHPDVMAIPCRTAVKFEHEWLVRHRTGAGFCAREENLEVIWQAVASGESVHCCSAPVPDIAGWQAAPEKPVMALLLDNPPQSPSFLSGSFQPRVVVTGLLGFKALVMTSLVSLLLLTGLPFFQGYYQQLQAQNLTAISRQLIREYLLDIPDDAPPSAGCRRGFPAHFPLHHPAGYPPFWKRVMPF
- a CDS encoding nitrate reductase subunit alpha, with amino-acid sequence MSKFLDRFRYFKQVAEPFAGTHGQTLNTNRDWEDGYRSRWQHDKIVRSTHGVNCTGSCSWKIYVKNGLVTWETQQTDYPRTRPDLPNHEPRGCPRGASYSWYLYSANRLKYPLMRKKLIKLWREAKTQHSDPVDAWGSIVSNPEKAKSYKVARGRGGFVRSSWQEVNELIAASNIYTAKTFGPDRIMGFSPIPAMSMVSYAAGARYLSLIGGACLSFYDWYCDLPPASPMTWGEQTDVPESADWYNSSYIIAWGSNVPQTRTPDAHFFTEVRYKGTKTVAITPDYAEVAKLCDQWLNPKQGTDSAMALAMGHVMLKEFHLDREVGYFRDYVRRYTDMPMLVLLEPREGGHYAAGRQLRASDLVDGLGQENNPEWKTIAINQADGELVAPQGSIGFRWGEKGKWNLESREGKMQQEVELQLSLLGSHDEVVEVGFPYFGGITSENFNSVALEEILLHKLPVKRLQLADGSEGLVTSVYDLTLANYGLDRGLNDDNCANSYDEVKAYSPAWAEQITGVSRQNIIRIAREFAENAEKTRGRSMIIVGAGMNHWYHMDMNYRGLINMLVFCGCVGQSGGGWAHYVGQEKLRPQTGWTPLAFALDWQRPPRHMNSTSFFYNHSSQWRYETVTTDELLSPLADKTRYSGSLIDFNVRSERMGWLPSAPQLDTNPLHIAAQAKAAGLSPVDYTVENLKQGTLRFAAEQPDDPKNFPRNLFVWRSNLLGSSGKGHEYMLKYLLGTENGIQGKDLGAQGSVKPEEVEWQDQGGEGKLDLVVTLDFRMSSTCLYSDIVLPTATWYEKDDMNTSDMHPFIHPLSAAVDPAWESKSDWEIYKGIAKTFSELCVGHLGQETDVVTLPVQHDSPAELAQAFDVKDWKKGECELIPGKTAPHIIVVERDYPATYERFTSLGPLMDKLGNGGKGIGWNTQTEVDFLKQLNYVKADGPAAGRPNIDSAIDAAEVILSLAPETNGQVAVKAWQALSEITGRDHTHLALNKEDEKIRFRDIQAQPRKIISSPTWSGLEDEHVSYNACYTNVHELIPWRTLSGRQQLYQDHEWMRAFGESLLVYRPPIDTRAAKPLLNQKPNGNPEKALNFLTPHQKWGIHSTYSDNLLMLTLSRGGPIVWMSEDDAKELGIEDNDWIEAFNANGALTARAVVSQRVPAGMTMMYHAQERIVNIPGSEITSQRGGIHNSVTRTCPKPTHMIGGYAQQSYGFNYYGTVGSNRDEFVVVRKMNNIDWLDGEGTDDCQGSQQESKA
- a CDS encoding prepilin peptidase, which encodes MEDWWYFPVNTFALSYLLVAFLGASIGSFLTVLIHRVPLMVINDNHHQYNLFLPHSQCPECHTSLRWYHNVPVISWLALRGRCHFCQAEISCRYPLTETLFMLLAVVMAYFNADLFTLCFSLFFCGMLFALTLIDLRYMLLPDMLTLSLLWGGLLFHALAGEGEQGLKEALYGAMAGYLSLWVLYWVFYGLTGREGLGGGDLKLLAALGAWSGWSQLPAILLLSASLGILGTLAVRLIGKKSLSDELPFGPCLAVAGLIFHFV
- the gspS gene encoding type II secretion system pilot lipoprotein GspS translates to MKIQPGTLPTIILITLATLLSGCQQTSRKDPDPATQIDQISSLVAGSHYLREECGRNDIPADGILLSNAFSQAGKKGWNTRAPEYKELMVAIGQKKALIVNDRTQPREKCQKLQAALARFVAGSQQRS